A window from Culex pipiens pallens isolate TS chromosome 3, TS_CPP_V2, whole genome shotgun sequence encodes these proteins:
- the LOC120424491 gene encoding retinol dehydrogenase 13 isoform X1 gives MSSTLLYWLIPVGVGAGIYVIRKLRELQWGWVRNRSSLQGKMYIITGANTGLGFETAAALAARQATVVLACRNMEKATAAIDEIRRGTKEGMLIPVELDLASFESIRKFAAEIKANYGTFDCLINNAGLAVKTPQYTKENYEVHFGVMHLGHFLLVELLKDLILQNSARIVVVSSKMHEKNAKIDFDNLGKWVERGPRDRFNMLYNNAKLMNFYYARELHKKGYDVHVLCPGLCNTDFFRDYNPKWYHYVMFAPIVWLFLRSSKQGAQNIIFCATENVNTVEKNPATGHFVTNLKQTKSKAAFDDQISERLWKESVREIGLHGSISGK, from the exons ATGTCCTCAACCCTGCTCTACTGGCTAATCCCGGTCGGGGTCGGAGCCGGCATTTACGTTATCCGAAAACTGCGCGAACTTCAGTGGGGCTGGGTACGGAACCGGTCCTCGCTGCAGGGCAAGATGTACATCATAACCGGGGCCAACACCGGGCTAGGGTTCGAAACGGCCGCCGCGTTGGCTGCTCGCCAGGCCACGGTCGTGCTGGCCTGCCGGAACATGGAGAAGGCTACGGCGGCGATCGATGAGATTCGGAGGGGTACGAAGGAGGGCATGCTGATTCCGGTGGAGCTGGATTTGGCCTCGTTCGAATCGATCCGAAAGTTTGCGGCGGAAATTAAGGCGAATTACGGCACGTTCGATTGCCTGATCAACAATGCTGGACTGGCCGTAAAGACGCCTCAGTACACCAAGGAGAACTACGAGGTACACTTTGGCGTTATGCATTTGGGACATTTCCTGCTGGTGGAGCTGCTGAAGGACCTTATCTTGCAAAATTCAGCTAGAATCGTGGTAGTTTCGTCTAAAATGCACGAGAAAAACGCAAAGATCGACTTTGACAACTTGGGCAAGTGGGTTGAACGTGGTCCACGGGATCGTTTCAACATGCTGTACAACAACGCAAAACTGATGAACTTTTACTACGCACGGGAGCTCCACAAGAAGGGCTACGACGTGCACGTGCTGTGTCCAGGACTGTGCAACACGGACTTCTTCCGGGATTACAATCCCAAGTGGTACCACTACGTGATGTTTGCTCCGATTGTTTGGCTGTTCCTTCGTTCGTCCAAGCAG GGCGCTCAAAACATCATCTTCTGTGCCACGGAGAACGTCAATACTGTGGAGAAAAATCCAGCAACCGGACACTTTGTGACCAACCTTAAACAAACCAAGTCCAAGGCGGCCTTTGACGATCAGATTTCCGAGCGGCTGTGGAAGgaaagtgtgcgtgagattggACTGCACGGATCGATCTCGGGAAAGTGA
- the LOC120424491 gene encoding retinol dehydrogenase 13 isoform X2 — protein sequence MFFVPSKLLIPAGVLTASVFALRRYKIRKWGRVTNTSSLKGKLFIITGANTGLGFETTKALTARQATTIMACRNLAKADEAIHKIRETTSEGELIPMELDLASFQSIRKFASQVNEKYPDLYCLVNNAGLAAQKPEFTQEGYEIHFGVNHLGQFLLVDLLKDNLKRNNSRVVVVSSRMHEIDASIDLENLGKWVEYDSRLNRLYNNSKLMNFYYARELYKRGFNVHVLCPGLCHTDFFRHYDPKWYHYLIFSPIVWLMLRSAEQGAQNIIYSATDSVTSGEQNPVTGHFVSNVKMRRSKFRFDEHVSERLWEESVSAIAKAESASSS from the exons ATGTTCTTTGTCCCGTCCAAGCTGTTGATCCCGGCCGGTGTGCTAACGGCAAGTGTTTTCGCGTTGCGACGATATAAAATCCGAAAATGGGGCAGGGTTACAAATACGTCGTCCCTCAAGGGCAAACTGTTTATCATAACCGGGGCAAACACGGGGTTGGGGTTCGAAACGACAAAAGCGCTCACCGCCCGTCAAGCAACGACTATCATGGCCTGTCGGAATCTGGCCAAAGCTGACGAAGCCATCCACAAAATACGCGAAACCACGTCCGAGGGCGAACTGATCCCGATGGAGCTGGATCTGGCCTCGTTCCAATCGATTCGAAAGTTCGCATCGCAGGTCAACGAAAAATATCCGGATCTGTACTGCCTGGTCAATAACGCCGGACTAGCAGCTCAAAAACCAGAGTTCACGCAAGAGGGCTACGAAATCCACTTCGGTGTGAACCATCTCGGTCAGTTTCTTCTAGTAGACTTGCTAAAAGATAACTTGAAGCGAAACAACTCCCGCGTCGTCGTCGTATCCTCCCGAATGCACGAAATAGACGCCAGCATAGACCTGGAAAACCTCGGCAAGTGGGTAGAGTACGACAGTCGGCTCAACCGCCTCTACAACAACTCCAAACTGATGAACTTTTACTACGCCCGTGAACTCTACAAGCGCGGCTTCAACGTGCACGTGCTCTGCCCAGGCCTCTGTCACACGGACTTCTTCCGCCACTACGACCCGAAGTGGTACCACTACCTGATCTTCTCGCCCATCGTGTGGCTCATGCTACGTTCCGCCGAGCAG GGCGCCCAGAACATCATCTACAGCGCGACGGACAGTGTCACCAGTGGGGAGCAGAATCCGGTCACCGGGCACTTTGTGTCGAACGTCAAGATGAGGCGGTCCAAGTTTCGCTTTGATGAGCACGTTTCCGAGCGGCTGTGGGAGGAAAGCGTCAGCGCGATAGCGAAAGCTGAAAGTGCAAGCAGCAGTTGA
- the LOC120424491 gene encoding trafficking protein particle complex subunit 2-like protein isoform X4, with protein sequence MCACVSIIGKDNSPLYIATANVDKEIELQYQVHASLDVIEEKCASSQKQNADGRELYLGLLNSTEIYKIYGYVTNTKVKFVIVIDSSNTSFRENEVRSMFRNLHSLYTDAVCNPFYIPGEPLTSKAFDSNVRNIITTN encoded by the coding sequence ATGTGCGCCTGTGTCTCAATCATTGGCAAAGACAACTCGCCGCTGTACATTGCGACGGCGAACGTGGACAAGGAGATCGAGCTCCAGTACCAGGTGCACGCCTCACTGGACGTGATCGAGGAAAAGTGCGCCTCCAGCCAGAAGCAAAATGCGGACGGCAGGGAGCTCTACCTGGGGCTGTTGAACTCGACGGAGATCTACAAGATCTACGGCTACGTCACCAACACCAAGGTGAAGTTTGTGATCGTTATCGACTCGAGCAACACGTCCTTCCGGGAGAACGAAGTGCGTAGCATGTTCAGAAACCTGCACAGTCTGTACACGGACGCGGTTTGCAACCCGTTTTACATCCCGGGGGAACCGCTAACTTCGAAGGCTTTCGATTCGAATGTTAGAAATATCATTACGACTAATTAA
- the LOC120424491 gene encoding trafficking protein particle complex subunit 2-like protein isoform X3, which yields MYLCVFYPLVFPFGLVALRRSCPLLHIEPISFTTEFCFVALPLPSCVAFGLEKKMSLETLNLFQKGFPLRIVTQILQKLEMCACVSIIGKDNSPLYIATANVDKEIELQYQVHASLDVIEEKCASSQKQNADGRELYLGLLNSTEIYKIYGYVTNTKVKFVIVIDSSNTSFRENEVRSMFRNLHSLYTDAVCNPFYIPGEPLTSKAFDSNVRNIITTN from the exons ATGTATCTGTGTGTATTTTACCCATTAGTTTTTCCTTTTGGGCTTGTCGCGCTGCGACGATCATGTCCACTGCTGCACATCGAACCGATAAGTTTCACAACAGAGTTTTGTTTCGTTGCTTTGCCTCTTCCATCGTGTGTTGCCTTTGGACTAGAGAAAAAGATGTCTTTGGAAACCTTGAACC TTTTCCAAAAAGGATTTCCCCTCCGGATAGTCacgcaaattttacaaaaactagAAATGTGCGCCTGTGTCTCAATCATTGGCAAAGACAACTCGCCGCTGTACATTGCGACGGCGAACGTGGACAAGGAGATCGAGCTCCAGTACCAGGTGCACGCCTCACTGGACGTGATCGAGGAAAAGTGCGCCTCCAGCCAGAAGCAAAATGCGGACGGCAGGGAGCTCTACCTGGGGCTGTTGAACTCGACGGAGATCTACAAGATCTACGGCTACGTCACCAACACCAAGGTGAAGTTTGTGATCGTTATCGACTCGAGCAACACGTCCTTCCGGGAGAACGAAGTGCGTAGCATGTTCAGAAACCTGCACAGTCTGTACACGGACGCGGTTTGCAACCCGTTTTACATCCCGGGGGAACCGCTAACTTCGAAGGCTTTCGATTCGAATGTTAGAAATATCATTACGACTAATTAA
- the LOC120424499 gene encoding probable deoxyhypusine synthase, with the protein MESNEPVLAKEAVLQESSKLPSGTPTVQGYDWNKGLDYGALFKSYSYSGFQATNLGKAIEEVRKMIECRALPLPEDKHDVYEEDDFIKRKTNCTIFLGYTSNMVSSGIRETIRFLVQHKLVDCIVTTAGGVEEDLIKCLAPTFVGSFELEGKRLREQGINRIGNLLVPNDNYCKFENWVIPLLDEMLQEQKTNGTLWTPSKVIQRLGERINDESSICYWAARNKIPIFSPALTDGSLGDMMYFHSFRNPGLVLDIISDLRRLNTMAVKAVNSGIIIVGGGVIKHHICNANLMRNGADYSVFINTASEFDGSDSGARPDEAISWGKIKKDATPVKVYAEASLVFPILVGETFVKEHFKSVEAEKCK; encoded by the exons ATGGAGTCGAACGAACCGGTATTGGCGAAGGAAGCAGTTCTGCAGGAAAGCTCCAAGCTGCCGAGTGGAACACCGACCGTGCAGGGATACGACTGGAACAAGGGCCTCGACTATGGGGCACTGTTTAAATCGTATTCGTATTCCGGATTTCAAGCAACCAACTTGGGCAAAGCGATTGAGGAGGTTCgcaaaatg ATTGAATGCCGCGCTCTGCCCCTTCCCGAAGACAAACACGACGTGTACGAGGAAGATGATTTTATCAAACGTAAAACCAACTGCACGATATTCCTGGGATATACTTCCAACATGGTGTCGAGTGGGATACGCGAGACGATCCGATTTTTGGTGCAACATAAACTGGTAGATTGCATCGTAACAACAGCTGGGGGCGTCGAAGAAGACCTAATCAAATGTCTAGCCCCAACGTTCGTTGGATCTTTTGAGCTGGAAGGAAAGCGGTTACGAGAGCAGGGCATTAACCGGATTGGCAATCTGCTCGTTCCCAACGACAACTACTGCAAGTTTGAGAACTGGGTCATCCCACTGCTAGACGAGATGTTGCAAGAGCAAAAAACGAACGGCACCTTGTGGACACCTTCGAAGGTAATTCAACGCCTGGGCGAGAGAATCAACGACGAAAGCTCCATCTGCTACTGGGCCGCTCGCAACAAGATTCCAATTTTCAGTCCCGCACTGACGGACGGCAGCCTGGGAGATATGATGTACTTTCATTCGTTCCGAAATCCCGGCCTCGTTCTGGACATAATTTCGGACTTGCGGCGGCTGAATACGATGGCGGTGAAAGCGGTGAACTCCGGTATCATAATCGTGGGAGGGGGCGTGATCAAGCACCACATCTGCAACGCCAATCTGATGCGAAACGGGGCAGACTACTCGGTGTTCATCAATACGGCGTCCGAGTTTGACGGCAGCGACAGTGGTGCCCGTCCGGACGAGGCCATATCGTGGGGGAAGATCAAAAAAGATGCAACGCCTGTTAAGGTTTACGCAGAGGCCAGTCTCGTGTTTCCGATATTGGTGGGGGAAACGTTCGTGAAGGAACACTTTAAAAGTGTTGAAGCAGAAAAGTGTAAATAA